A single genomic interval of Camelus bactrianus isolate YW-2024 breed Bactrian camel chromosome 15, ASM4877302v1, whole genome shotgun sequence harbors:
- the LOC105083212 gene encoding retinol dehydrogenase 12-like, giving the protein MSLWFLLSTPVWGPGSVLLTVVLLLRLSVCIWHKCYLWDLQHCSTDLTGKTAVVTGANSGIGKSVSQELARHGARVILACRSRECRQQALDEIRAASKSNQLLLGEVDVSSMASIRSFAQWLLREHPEIHLLVNNAAVCGLPTTRTPEGLDVTFATNYTGPFLLTNLLQGALQRAGAARVVNVSSFRQEKGYIDEEHLTGAGRPLTFNQNYDCSKLLLASFTGKLAQRLQGTGVTVNSVDPGVVYTEIMKNFSWLYRFIFWLLSFFFKNSKQGAVPVLYLSLAKELDGISGKHFSSSGVITLAPKAARDPHVAQSLWDTSARLTNLDKMD; this is encoded by the exons ATGTCACTGTGGTTTCTACTCAGCACCCCAGTCTGGGGTCCCGGCTCCGTCCTCCTCACGGTGGTCCTCCTGCTTAGACTAAGTGTGTGTATCTGGCATAAGTGTTATCTCTGGGACCTCCAGCACTGCTCCACAGACCTGACCGGGAAGACGGCAGTGGTGACTGGGGCCAACAGCG GCATTGGGAAGAGCGTGTCCCAGGAGCTGGCCCGCCACGGGGCGCGTGTGATCCTGGCCTGCCGCAGCCGTGAGTGTCGGCAGCAAGCCCTGGACGAGATACGAGCAGCCTCAAAGAGCAACCAGCTCCTGCTTGGTGAGGTGGACGTGAGCTCGATGGCCTCCATCCGGAGCTTTGCTCAGTGGCTTCTGCGCGAGCATCCAGAGATACACCTACTGGTTAACAATGCTGCAGTCTGCG GATTGCCCACAACACGTACCCCAGAGGGCCTTGATGTCACCTTTGCCACCAACTACACTGGACCCTTTCTGCTCACAAATCTGCTCCAAG gggCCCTACAACGGGCGGGGGCAGCCCGAGTGGTCAACGTGTCTTCCTTCAGGCAAGAGAAAGGGTACATTGACGAGGAGCACCTGACAGGGGCTGGTAGACCTTTGACCTTCAACCAGAACTATGACTGCAGCAAACTGCTTTTGGCCTCATTCACTGGGAAGCTTGCCCAGAGACTTCAAGGGACAG gtGTGACTGTGAACTCCGTGGACCCTGGCGTTGTGTACACAGAGATCATGAAGAATTTCTCTTGGTTATATCGTTTCATCTTCTGGCTCCTCAGCTTCTTCTtcaag AACAGCAAACAGGGTGCAGTCCCAGTGCTCTACCTGAGCTTGGCAAAGGAGCTAGATGGCATTTCTGGAAAACATTTTAGCAGTTCCGGTGTGATAACTCTTGCCCCTAAAGCTGCCCGAGATCCTCACGTGGCCCAAAGCCTCTGGGATACTTCAGCCCGACTAACAAATCTAGACAAGATGGACTGA
- the LOC105078091 gene encoding uncharacterized protein C2orf81-like, producing the protein MVPFWGKKKRLQTPKIRSKVLLPHGDVVHGGFTEAEAAKLRAREEGEEVVGDILEVLVDPVMDACKSYLERQCIPYAVNGARETILHVVQMRFVPQDEGEPHLAEDPTLAEDEEPSPCPIDTWALGSRALAVRALLSGKEEEPRQRPGPQGSGEPGSSEGASPCAWSPQGQVSGGEEAHVAAESAEDGSWCEHVEPTTQELLSPAEPQQEDKEGSTSRPIHTGAPEPQVMVAQLTKKSGPQISSLPSKHPPHPGP; encoded by the exons ATGGTgccattttggggaaaaaaaaaaagattacagacACCTAAGATCAGAAGCAAAGTTCTGCTGCCACACGGGGACGTCGTACATGGAGGGTTCACCGAGGCGGAGGCGGCGAAGCTGAGGGCTCGCGAAGAGGGTGAGGAGGTGGTGGGCGACATCTTGGAGGTGCTGGTGGACCCAGTGATGGACGCCTGCAAATCCTACCTGGAACGGCAG TGCATTCCGTACGCAGTGAACGGGGCACGGGAGACCATACTCCATGTGGTCCAGATGAGATTTGTGCCCCAGGATGAGGGAGAACCCCACCTGGCAGAGGACCCCACATTGGCGGAGGACGAGGAACCCTCACCTTGCCCAAttgacacctgggctctggggagCCGTGCCCTCGCGGTGCGCGCCCTCCTCAGTGGAAAGGAAGAGGAGCCAAGGCAAA GGCCTGGACCCCAAGGATCAGGAGAGCCAGGATCTTCAGAAGGGGCCTCACCCTGCGCCTGGAGTCCTCAAGGCCAAGTCTCAGGTGGTGAGGAAGCCCACGTTGCTGCCGAAAGCGCCGAAGATGGCTCCTGGTGTGAGCACGTGGAACCCACCACACAGGAGCTGCTTAGCCCTGCTGAACCTCAACAGGAGGACAAAGAGGGCAGCACCTCTCGTCCCATCCACACGGGTGCCCCAGAACCCCAGGTGATGGTGGCACAGTTAACAAAAAAGTCAGGTCCCCAAATATCATCACTCCCCTCCAAGCACCCACCCCATCCTGGGCCCTGA